The DNA region ATCCACTCCTCTTGCCTCCATCTCCTTGGGAACCAGGTGAGCTTGGAgccgtttctcctcctccttgtcctgctcctcagggattTCTATAACAGACCGTGTCTTAGGCAGGGTCATGGGGCTGCTTAccgtgggagagggaaggagagaggtggTGTGCAATGGAGAGAGGCAGGGGTTTCATTGAGGTGAGTGATGGGCTAGGCGGGGACCTCCCTCAGCTTGCTTGTTCTTGGCAGCACTCCTTTGGgatgaggggaaggagaaacccgTAGGCCTACAGTTCCCCTGCCTCTTGTCTCCAGCTCATGCCTTGTCTCCCTTATGATGTGGTGACAGCCTGCTCCTCTCACACCCCTCTggctctgcttccccctgccctctctcgcaggtgcccctccagccctgagacatgtcctgctacaacccgtgcctgccatgccagccctgcggcccgaccccgctggccaacagctgcaatgagccctgtgtcaggcagtgccaggactccaccgtcgtcatccagccctcccccgtggtggtgaccctgcccggccccatcctcagctccttcccacagaacaccgccgtgggatcctccacctccgctgccgttggcagcatcctcagctctcagggagtgcccatctcctccgggggCTTTGACCTCTCCGGCTTTGGCAGCCGCTACTGCGGCACGAGGTGCctcccctgctaaagctgctgcctgcactgagGCCTCCCCTCGGATcgacctcctctccctcccttgacTCATTAAAATTTTGATGCATCCGAGCCTGCGCCTCTGTGTCATTCTTTCTCCTGCACAAGCTCTCCCAAGACACCCACGCAGACACATGGTGCTCAGGGCAGGTTTTTTGCAAGGGGATTTTTCGGCATGTTTTTGCACTGACTGTTAACACAGGCCTTGCATCGAGTATGTTTAGTCACGAATCGAGTGACCCTCTGCTTGCAacattttttctgcctgttttttgtcAGGATAGGATTATCCAATGTGATTCAGTGACTACCATCCACTTTGTCGCgcacaccttttctttttcctcatcaaGTTGTTTCCcagggattgtttagtctggagaagagaaggctgaggggagaccttatcgctctctacagctaccggAAAGGccgttgtagtgaggcaagtgttggtctcctctcccaggtaactagcaatagaacaagagcaaatggcctcaagttgcctcagggaagtttagactggatattaggaaaaatttctctactgaaagagtggtcaggcattggaacaggctgcccagggaagaggtggagtccccatccctggacatgttcaGAAACCGTGTGGATATGGCTCTTCAGGACACGGTTCAGCAGGCACGGTGACGTTgctttgacagttggacttgatgatcttagaggtcttttccagccttaatgattctacgattaagCTCAATAACACAGTGGGACCATCACTCCCCTCGATGTCCTGACTACGCTCCTGCTCATATAGCCCAGGACGCTGATGAAAGTACTTGGTGTCCAGGAACACTGCTGGCACTTGCACCTGTTTTGACAGCATTACCACACCAGTGCCTTTTCCTGGTGCTGCTTTTGGACTGCTGCTTCCCACGGGCTGAAGGATGTGTGGGGACAAAGAGCTGGACGCTACTAAGCCAGCTGTCATTCGGGGCTCTGGGAGGACATGTGTCATCTtgcccagctgtgtcctgcagcagagcagaggctccGCTTTGTCGCCTGCAAGActttctgcagcctttgctgctgctcaccaCGCTGCTTTGGAGAGCTCCTGGACAGCCTTTGAGACACTCAGCCTACACTCCCTGTCTCGCTTTCAGCCCTAAGTCTCTTCCCGCCTCCGTGTCTCCAAAAGCATTCCCAGGAAGCCCCGAGAACAGACAAGGAAGGAGCGTGGGCCTGTGTGGGGTGTTGACCGCCAACAGCACTAAGCACCCATCAGCTGGTATCTTGATCCACTGTCCCAGTCCAATGACGGGAGAACTGGAAGAGTAAGAGAGCAAAATGCCCTTGGGTCGACAACAAGACAGTCTAAGAGGGGAacgggaggaaagagaaaaatcacgtGGTGCAAAGGCAATCACCCACCACCTCGTACCAGCAGAACAATGCCCAGCCGGCCTCTGAAGAACAACTGCTTTGGAAAGAATACCCACAGTCTTTCAGTCAGCAATCACTGTGGTAACAACCACTGCACAGCCATCCCCAATAGCTCTCTCCCAGAAACACCCCTGAGAAACATCTCTCTCCCTGGGCATCTTGGGAGAGCTTCTGCAGGCAAAAAGATGACACAGAGGTGCTCGATACGATGCAATGGAACTTTAATAAGTCACAAGAGGGAAACAAGGTTGCTCCGAATGGAGATCCCAGAGCAGGGAGACCCTGGAGCAGACGAGAGTCTGTGCCCCATGGCCACGATGGAGATCTTGCCAGGTGTCCATCTGCCGGCCCCACAGAGGGAGCAGGGCCAGAAGGTCTTCTCTAGGCTGGCTTTGTGGGGGCTAACAGCTCAGGGGGTCACAAGAGATCAAGGACGCAAGAGGTCAAGCAGAGAGTAGAAGAGCTTGGGCCGTGCTTTCTGAGAGCCCAGGCTGGCCCCATCCCTCTGCAAAGGGTGCTGGCTGGGGTTGCTCAGCCCTCTGGAAGCAACAACACCATGCTCTGTCCCCAGTCCGGTACCATCTGGAGAGTCCATGGGGACCTTCCCCAGGGCCATCGCCAGCAGCTTTagctgctttagcaggggaggCACCTCGTGCCGCAGTAGCGGCTGCCAAAGCCGGAGAGGCCAAAGcccccggaggagatgggcactccctgagagctgaggatgctgccaacggcagcggaggtggaggatcccacggcggtgttctgtgggaaggagctgaggatggggccaggcagggtcaccaccacgggggagggctggatgacgacggtggagtcctggcactgcctgacacagggctcattgcagctgttggccagcggggtcgggccgcagggctggcatggcaggcatgggttgtagcaggacatgtctcaGGGGTGGACGGGCACCtgcgagagagggcagggggaagcagagccGGAGGGGTGCGTGAGGAGCAGCCTGCCACTCCACCACAAGGGAGCCAAACCACACTCTGGCGATGACAGTCAGGTGCACTGCAGAGAGGTCCAtgggtttctccttcccctcttcccaacGGAGTCCCTAGGTCCCCACCTAGCCCATAGAGTAGCAGGCACCGCAGACACGCCACAAACACTCTCCATGCTGCACCTTCTGATCGCTTCCCTCTCCCATGGCAAGCAGCTGTAACACCCAGCACAGGACAGGTATGTGCTCAGAAatcccagaggaggaggaggaggaggaggaggaggaggaggaggaggacaaagggCTTCAAACTCACCTTGTTCCCAACGGGTGGAGGTGAGACAAATGGATGAGAGAGTGAGGAGAACGGCCTGCATTTATACTGCTCCTGCaccgccccaggcccacagtcacTGCACGCACGCAGTAATTTTCCAACACACTCACCGCCAAAGCAAAATATCCTACCTAATGGCACAAGTTGTCTTTTGGTTGCCATCAACACTGCCATTCCATTTCCTCATTTCTGACATGCCTGGTCTgacaggcaggctcctttcatgTGCTGGGATGAGACGCTCAAGGATATCCCGTGCAGGACTGTGTCAGTTTGGGCAGAAGATGCCTCCTAGGTGTTTGAGAGGTCCCGTGAATGCAGGGGATGTTGCCTTGGGGAAGTGAAGTGTGATTGTTTGCAACTCCCTTGACAGCACgaggctcagccctgccccatgCTGCACACATCAGCAGAGTACCCAAAGGCTCCTCTTCTTAATGACGTGCCACATGCTTGTCTCTCCTTCCGCTCTCTCAGCTTGCTCCAACAGTCACTGGCCATtgcatccctgggcagccaggctctgcatcTTAATGGTGCCTCCTCAGGTGTCTTCCTCTTGATGCCCTTTGCTCTAGGGAGAACCATTGCCAGGCTCTCTGCCTATGCACGGTTGGAGTTAGAAAAGCCAAAGCCCTCCTGGCATTCAATCAGACAAACCATATGCAGGTCAAGAAGAAGGTCTCCTTCCAGCTATGTTGGAGCAAAACCAAGGCTTGCTCAAAGGCAAGCCCAGCAGTGAACGGGGCAGCTTCACTGAGGACAGGGGACACTAGAAAGGTAGAGGCGCTCAAAGGGCCCGTGGCCTTGGCCTTTCCTTGACGGATTTATTGTAAAGAATTTGGGCTCCTGACATTCCTCGGTACATtgggagcaaggaagacttacccACAGCAGAGGAGGGTCAGGTGTGAGAACAGTTCAACAGATTGCACTGACTGGAGTGCACGCAACCTCCTGGCATGCCCCCAAGGGAGTTGGTTGGTGtcactgcaaggctgctctcaactCACTTTGAAAGTCCCAGCAGTCGGGCAATGcatctgaggactggaagaaagccagtGGTCCTCCTGACTTGAAGAAGGGCATGAAGTAAGAGCCAGGCAGGGAACAACAGGCCAGTCAGATGCACCTTGATGTCTCCAAAGGTGATGCAGCCAATCATCCTGGAAGCCACTTCACAAGgtgaaaggacaagaaggtgatggTGAGTGGTCAGCACGGATTTACGGAGGGGAAAGCAGGCATGGCCAGCCTCACGGCCTTCTTTGATAATGTGCCTGGCTCCGGCGGGTGAGGGAAGTGCAGCTAATGTTGTTAATCTCATCTAAGCAAGGCCTACGATGCTGTCTCCAGGAACAATTCTGACAGACCAACTGACAAAATACAAGCTGTGGAAGAGGGCAGTGCAGGGCATTGAAATCTGGCATGGCTGCTGGTCTGCAACGGCTGTGGTGAGCTGCACAAAGCCCAGGGAGAGGCCGCTCACTCCTCGTGCCCCGTAGGGCTCCAGACTGGGGCCAATATTGTTTCAGCCCTTCATGCAAAGTCCTGCTGTGGGGGACAAAGAACCTCCTGCACCACTACGGGCTGCGGCTGAGGGGCTGCAAACCAGCATTGCAGCAGAGGACGGGAGTCCTGGACGACTCCACGAGGCAGCCCACGCCCACGCAGAAATGGCATCggacagcagcctgggctgccttaGGAAGATCATTGCTATGACGTTGCCAAAGGTGATCCCTCTTCTTGGCTCAGTGCTGCTGAGACCACAATCGCTGTCCACTCTgtggctccccagtacaagacaggtACAGCCATACTGGCATGCGTCGAGCGAGGGACCACGAAGCCCATGAAGAGGCTGGAGACctgagggaggaggagctgcGAGGGGTAGGATTGTTCAGCTGGGAGGCAAGAAAGCCCCGCGGCACGCCTCTTAGCAATGGGTAAAAGAGCTGATGGGAGAAAGTCAAGAAGACAGAGCCACACTCTCCTGAGACCTATCCAGTGAagggacaagaggtaatgggcacGCGTTGAAAGATGGGAAATTCCACAGAAACATAAGGAAAGACTTTGTTAgtgtgagggtggtcaagcaccAGCTGGGGTCGCCCGCACAGGTTGTGGATCCTCTGTCCTTGTAGGTATTGAGAGCTTCACAAGACTTGGTCCTGAGCATCCTCCAAAGGCTGACCGTGCTTTGAGCAGGGGCGGTCGGATgagatgagctccagaggtcccttccgtcctcaaggatcctgtgattctgtcacgGCTAAAAGATGGGTGCTGCGCAGCTGCCCCTGAGAAGGAAGAACTGGTTGGCGACACTGGAATGAAAGGCAGCCTTGGAGATCTCACCTGAGAAACACTGGAATTCAAGGCTTGATGGGACAAAGGAAAACGAGTAGCagagcagagcacccaggatTCAGGCATGCCGACTTTATCCTAGTCAGGCAGCTGGTAGGTAGGACGACGTGGAGGCACCCGTGGAGCACAAGGGAGCTCAGAAAAGCTGGCAGTCCCTTAGGCGCCTCATGGTCCAAGAGCAAGAAGCGTCCAGCCCAATACTAAGGAAGACAAACAGATGTCTCAGCAGATCAGCTTTGGCTAAGCGGGGTACTCAAGGCAGAGCACCATCGTCAGAAGGCAGCATCCTGGAGGTAAAGGAGGGATGAGCTGCAAAGGAGGCATTAGGAAAGAATTCCTAAGCTTGACGAGATGAGGGGCTTGAAGAGCAACAGGCAAGAAGCATCAAGAGCAAGATCGACTCCTACAAGGCTAGCTAAAGCCTGATGGAGGAAAATAACCCCCCACTGCTGACCGGGGCGGCTCGTTTCCTGAAGACTGGCCAgagagcaggcagaggggagTCAACGCCTGCTTTCTCTCAGTCTTCACCTACAAGGACTCGCAGGCTGCTGTGCCCTCTGAAAGACTTGAAGGATGGAGGGGGAGCCCTCCCGGCACTGGGTGGGCATCAAATCTAGCATTGCCTGAGAAAAGCAGACCCATCGAAGCCAGATAATGAgcgccagggcagggctgctgtaaaGGGAGGCCTAGACCGGTTGAAGGACTGGGCCCACATGAGTCTCACGGCATTCGGCAAGGTGACAAATGGCAAGTCCTGACCCAGAAAGGATGAATCTCGTGCATCAATATGGACTGAAGACCAAACTACGCTACAGTCTTAGAGCCCTCAAACCATGCCGCGCCACGTGCCTGAGGATGGATGCTCAGGGAGGGGATGTGCTCAGAAGGGCCCTGGGTACAAAAGCAGCTCTCAGACTACATCAAAGAGGTGAAGCACTTCCCCAGCCTGCAGGCATGGAGGTAGCCGGGACACGGGCCAGGAGGGCAAGGGAATGCCTTCAGTAGGCAAGCTTCCTGGGATAGACTCTCCCTACCCATGGCGAGTCACACTCTCATTTTGGATTGGCCGTCTCTCAGCCTTTTGGTGTGATGTCAAGCTAGGCGTGCATGCTGTGTGCCGGTCCATGTCCCACACAGGGCTCAGTTCCCCTACGGCCAGGGCAATTCAACCCCTGCACCGGGCAAGCCATTTACAAGCCCTGGGCTGCAACCAAGTACGCAGCTCCAGGCAGACCCAGCGGCCATTACCCTCAGCCTGACCTTCTTACCAGCACTCCCACAGCTTGGGGGTGGTCACAGCACGGTCAGCGTGTATTGGAAAAGTGGCCAGGCCTGTGGGTGTCATGCAGGTCAGGGTCCAAAGCACACAGCCAAAGTGCCTGGTGGTGGCAGGACGGTGGGAGGAACAAGACGCTGTGCCAAGCCCCAGAACACCTCTCTGCTAATTGGAGGCGAGGGACCCGGCTCCACAGCGCTTGTTGAAGAATCAGGGCTTTGGGGATGACAATGTTGTTCTTCAACAAGCCTGCTGACAGCACTGGTTTTGGACCCTCAGGGCTGCCGCAAGAGGGGACAAATTTCCAGAAGAAACCAGAAAACGTCTCCAGCAAAGAGAAGCTTTCCTTGGGCGAAGGCATCTGAAACCAGTAGCGCAACCCACCTGCCTCTAGAGGTGATGATCAGTGACTGCTGGAGCAAGAAGGGAGGTAGGCAGAGAGGTAGAAGGTTGGGGCATGTCCTCAGGCACAGAAGTCTCTGGCCAAGCAGGAGAGAAATCTTGGGCCTCTCATCCCAATACTTCAGAAGAGCCTCTGTCACCTAATGGTCATGTCAGACATGAGGAAATGTAATGACAGTCttgatgaaaagcaaaacacaaccTGTGCCATTAGGTAGGATATTTTGCTTTGGAGGTGAGTCTGTTGCAAAATTACTGCCTCCATGCAgtgactgtgggcctggggcggtGCAGGAGCAGTATAAATGCGGGCCGTTCTCCTCACTCTCTCATCCACTCCTCTTGCCTCCATCTCCTTGGGAACCAGGTGAGCTTGGAgccgtttctcctcctccttgtcctgctcctcagggattTCTATAACAGACCGTGTCTTAGGCAGGGTCATGGGGCTGCTTAccgtgggagagggaaggagagaggtggTGTGCAATGGAGAGAGGCAGGGGTTTCATTGAGGTGAGTGATGGGCTAGGCGGGGACCTCCCTCAGCTTGCTTGTTCTTGGCAGCACTCCTTTGGgatgaggggaaggagaaacccgTAGGCCTACAGTTCCCCTGCCTCTTGTCTCCAGCTCATGCCTTGTCTCCCTTATGATGTGGTGACAGCCTGCTCCTCTCACACCCCTCTggctctgcttccccctgccctctctcgcaggtgcccctccagccctgagacatgtcctgctacaacccgtgcctgccatgccagccctgcggcccgaccccgctggccaacagctgcaatgagccctgtgtcaggcagtgccaggactccaccgtcgtcatccagccctcccccgtggtggtgaccctgcccggccccatcctcagctccttcccacagaacaccgccgtgggatcctccacctccgctgccgttggcagcatcctcagctctcagggagtgcccatctcctccgggggCTTTGGCCTCTCAGGCTTCGGCAGCCGCTACTGCGGCACGAGGTGCctcccctgctaaagctgctgcctgcactgagGCCTCCCCTCGGATcgacctcctctccctcccttgacTCATTAAAATTTTGATGCATCCGAGCCTGCGCCTCTGTGTCATTCTTTCTCCTGCACAAGCTCTCCCAAGATGCCCACGCAGACACATGGTGCTCAGGGCAGGTTTTTTGCAAGGGGATTTTTCGGCATGTTTTTGCACTGACTGTTAACACAGGCCTTGCATCGAGTATCTTTAGTCACGCATCGAGTGACCCTCTGCTTGCAacattttttctgcctgttttttgtcAGGATAGGATTATCCAATGTGATTCAGTGACTACCATCCACTTTGTCGCgcacaccttttctttttcctcatcaaGTTGTTTCCcagggattgtttagtctggagaagagaaggctgaggggagaccttatcgctctctaccgcTACCggaaaggtggttgtagtgaggcaagtgttggtctcctctcccaggtaactagcaatagaacAAGAGCAAATGGACTCAAGTTGCCTCAgggaagtttagactggatattaggaaaaatttctctactgaaagagtggtcaggcattggaacaggctgcccagggaagaggtggagtccccatccctggacatgttcaGAAACCGTGTGGATATGGCTCTTCAGGACACGGTTCAGCAGGCACGGTGACGTTgctttgacagttggacttgatgatcttagaggtcttttccagccttaatgattctacgattaagCTCAATAACACAGTGGGATCATCACTCCCCTCGATGTCCTGACTACGCTCCTGCTCATATAGCCCAGGACGCTGATGAAAGTACTTGGTGTCCAGGAACACTGCTGGCACTTGCACCTGTTTTGACAGCATTACCACACCAGTGCCTTTTCCTGGCGCTGCTTTTCGACTGCTGCTTCCCACGGGCTGAAGGATGTGTGGGGACAAAGAGCTGGACGCTACTAAGCCAGCTGTCATTCGGGGCTCTGGGAGGACATGTGTCATCTtgcccagctgtgtcctgcagcagagcagaggctccGCTTTGTCGCCTGCAAGActttctgcagcctttgctgctgctcaccaCGCTGCTTTGGAGAGCTCCTGGACAGCCTTTGAGACACTCAGCCTACACTCCCTGTCTCGCTTTCAGCCCTAAGTCTCTTCCCGCCTCCGTGTCTCCAAAAGCATTCCCAGGAAGCCCCGAGAACAGACAAGGAAGGAGCGTGGGCCTGTGTGGGGTGTTGACCGCCAACAGCACTAAGCACCCATCAGCTGGTATCTTGATCCACTGTCCCAGTCCAATGAGGGGAGAACTGGAAGAGTAAGAGAGCAAAATGCCCTTGGGTCGACAACAAGACAGTCTAAGAGGGGAacgggaggaaagagaaaaatcacgtGGTGCAAAGGCAATCACCCACCACCTCGTACCAGCAGAACAATGCCCAGCCGGCCTCTGAAGAACAACTGCTTTGGAAAGAATACCCACAGTCTTTCAGTCAGCAATCACTGTGGTAACAACCACTGCACAGCCATCCCCAATAGCTCTCTCCCAGAAACACCCCTGAGAAACATCTCTCTCCCTGGGCATCTTGGGAGAGCTTCTGCAGGCAAAAAGATGACACAGAGGTGCTCGATACGATGCAATGGAACTTTAATAAGTCACAAGAGGGAAACAAGGTTGCTCCGAATGGAGATCCCAGAGCAG from Opisthocomus hoazin isolate bOpiHoa1 chromosome 26, bOpiHoa1.hap1, whole genome shotgun sequence includes:
- the LOC142364390 gene encoding feather keratin Cos1-1/Cos1-3/Cos2-1-like, with translation MSCYNPCLPCQPCGPTPLANSCNEPCVRQCQDSTVVIQPSPVVVTLPGPILSSFPQNTAVGSSTSAAVGSILSSQGVPISSGGFGLSGFGSRYCGTRCLPC
- the LOC142364408 gene encoding feather keratin Cos1-1/Cos1-3/Cos2-1-like — its product is MSCYNPCLPCQPCGPTPLANSCNEPCVRQCQDSTVVIQPSPVVVTLPGPILSSFPQNTAVGSSTSAAVGSILSSQGVPISSGGFGLSGFGSRYCGTRCLPC